In the Sinomonas cyclohexanicum genome, AGCCGTGGCCGCCATGGGCGCTCCTCTCCCCGCCGCTGGGCAATCCGCCCGGCTGCGCGTCTCGGTCGAGGCGTCGCAGGGCTCCGCCTAGCGCCGACTCGTAGTCCTTGCTGAGATCGGCCCAGCTCGCCTGGGCAGAGGCAGGAAGGGCGCGCACCACGACGTCGAGCCCTTCGGGCTGTGCACGGACCGTCGAAGCCGCGGCTTCCCTCAGCCTCCGTTTAACGAGGTTGCGGGTGACTGCGTTCCCCACGGCCTTCGAAACGATGAAGCCGAACCGCGAGGGCCGGCCCTCCGAACGGACCGCATACAGCACGACGTTCCGGCGCCCTTGGCGGACGCCGGAACGTACGGTATGCGTAAAATCGGCGGCGGAGCGCAGGCGATGGGTTGTGGCGAGCATCAGGTCACCCTCAGCGCGCTGCCTGCGACGTCTCCGCCGTCCGGATCAGAACTCAGGCCGAGAGCTCAGTACGGCCCTTGGACCGGCGGGCCGCCAGGATGGCACGGCCGGCACGGGTACGCATGCGAAGACGGAAGCCGTGCTTCTTGGCACGACGGCGGTTATTCGGCTGAAAAGTCCGCTTGCTCACTTCTCTCACTCCAGTAGATCGAGCGCGTCTGCCGAACGAAGTCGAAGTGCGGGCGGACGCTACGTTATAGGGCCTGCCGCCCCGCCGCGCCTCATGCCGGCCGCCTCGTCGGGTCCCCAGATCGAGGGCACCGCGTGGCGTCGGAGGGCATGCGACAGGACAGTAAGCAGACACAAAGGACTTAACGACGTTAGGTCACGACGGGGCCCAGCGTCAATTCGGGCGCGCGCGGAGATGCCTCGCCACACGGGCCGATGCGGCCGCCGTGCACTT is a window encoding:
- the rnpA gene encoding ribonuclease P protein component, producing the protein MLATTHRLRSAADFTHTVRSGVRQGRRNVVLYAVRSEGRPSRFGFIVSKAVGNAVTRNLVKRRLREAAASTVRAQPEGLDVVVRALPASAQASWADLSKDYESALGGALRRLDRDAQPGGLPSGGERSAHGGHG
- the rpmH gene encoding 50S ribosomal protein L34, whose amino-acid sequence is MSKRTFQPNNRRRAKKHGFRLRMRTRAGRAILAARRSKGRTELSA